A stretch of the Bos indicus isolate NIAB-ARS_2022 breed Sahiwal x Tharparkar chromosome 13, NIAB-ARS_B.indTharparkar_mat_pri_1.0, whole genome shotgun sequence genome encodes the following:
- the LOC109568056 gene encoding amyloid-beta A4 precursor protein-binding family A member 1-like: MNHLEGAAEVEVTDEAAGGEVNESVEADLEHPEVEEEQQQQQHYAGRPRRRRAVEDPRAQPGQQQQQQEEDEHGECLARSD, translated from the coding sequence ATGAACCACTTGGAGGGGGCAGCGGAGGTGGAGGTGACGGACGAGGCGGCAGGCGGGGAGGTGAACGAGTCGGTGGAGGCCGACCTGGAGCACCCCGAAGTggaggaggagcagcagcagcagcagcactatgcGGGTCGCCCCCGGCGCCGCCGCGCCGTCGAGGACCCTCGCGCCCAgcctgggcagcagcagcagcagcaggaagaagatGAGCATGGGGAGTGCCTGGCGCGCtcggattaa